One genomic region from Bacillus spongiae encodes:
- the hutG gene encoding formimidoylglutamase, with protein sequence MNFPYLNGATKPPFQDRHVTKVKELFTSYTDGAKGDIGVIGLPSSRSSITMSMASETPATIRESFGALTTYSHDQDTDYDSIRFLDFGDVYTHPTSVDETIERLYVSVKGMLETKACNKYLMLGGDHGVSFPSIRAFAEQYGRIGVIQWDAHHDVRNTEDGGRTNGTPFRSLLEEGWIHGEDLIQVGIRDYANAKAYDDYVKEKGITVYSMSDVDRLGINHVINEALAKLEGKVDMIYLSVDMDVVDQAFAPGCPAIGPGGITSRELLSSVKMASSHSKVKAMDIVEIDPNKDYRNMTSRLAAAAVLQYSFL encoded by the coding sequence ATGAATTTTCCTTATCTTAACGGAGCGACAAAACCACCTTTCCAAGACCGTCACGTCACAAAAGTCAAAGAATTATTTACGAGTTACACAGATGGAGCAAAGGGGGACATCGGGGTTATTGGGTTACCGTCCTCTCGTTCATCCATAACGATGAGTATGGCCTCTGAAACACCTGCAACGATTCGTGAAAGCTTTGGAGCGTTAACAACGTATTCTCATGATCAAGACACTGATTATGACTCGATTCGTTTTCTTGATTTTGGCGATGTGTATACTCATCCAACTTCTGTAGATGAAACAATTGAAAGATTATATGTAAGTGTTAAAGGGATGCTTGAGACGAAAGCATGTAACAAATACCTCATGCTAGGGGGAGATCATGGGGTAAGCTTTCCTTCTATTCGGGCATTCGCTGAACAATACGGTCGAATCGGTGTCATTCAATGGGATGCTCATCACGATGTCCGCAATACAGAAGATGGCGGAAGAACGAACGGGACGCCTTTCCGCAGTTTGTTAGAAGAAGGTTGGATTCACGGAGAAGACTTAATTCAAGTTGGCATTCGGGATTATGCGAACGCGAAGGCTTACGATGATTATGTGAAGGAAAAAGGCATTACTGTCTATTCGATGAGCGATGTAGATCGTTTAGGAATTAATCATGTAATCAATGAAGCATTAGCTAAGCTAGAAGGAAAAGTAGACATGATTTATTTATCGGTTGATATGGATGTAGTCGATCAAGCCTTTGCTCCTGGCTGCCCTGCCATTGGACCTGGTGGGATAACGAGTCGTGAATTGCTGTCAAGCGTGAAAATGGCGAGTTCTCATTCGAAGGTAAAAGCAATGGATATTGTGGAAATCGACCCGA
- the hutI gene encoding imidazolonepropionase, with product MKYDVLITNIGQLILPKESSTPLKGEEMKNLPILENAAIAIQNGVVRWIGHKDEATNMEAVEVVDVKGRLVSPGLVDPHTHLVFGGSREEEMSLKQAGVPYLEILQQGGGIHSTVRATRVASEEALLHKARFHLERSLSYGVTTIEAKSGYGLDRETELKQLRVVKALQKEAYSTIVPTFLGPHAVPKEYKGKEDVFLDEMIDMLDEIQQEELAHFVDIFCETGVFTIEQSKRFLEAAKAKGFSMKIHADEIDSLGGTELAASVGATSADHLVAASDLGIEGLANSNTVAVLLPGTTFYLGKDSFARGREMIDRGAAVALATDFNPGSCVTENLQLIMSLAALKLKLSPEEIWNAVTVNAACAIEQQEQAGVLAIGRAADLVVWEATNYKYIPYHFGVNHTKTVYKAGKVVWERNKGYEFSLS from the coding sequence ATGAAATATGATGTACTAATCACAAATATAGGACAATTAATTTTACCAAAGGAATCTTCCACGCCGTTAAAGGGAGAGGAGATGAAGAATCTTCCCATCTTAGAAAATGCTGCTATCGCCATCCAAAATGGTGTTGTTCGTTGGATCGGGCATAAAGACGAAGCAACGAATATGGAAGCGGTGGAGGTTGTTGATGTAAAAGGACGCTTAGTTTCACCCGGATTAGTGGACCCACACACACACTTAGTATTTGGTGGCTCAAGGGAAGAAGAAATGAGCTTAAAGCAGGCTGGGGTACCTTATTTGGAAATTTTACAACAAGGTGGCGGGATTCATTCTACCGTACGCGCGACGAGAGTTGCTTCTGAAGAAGCGTTGCTTCATAAGGCGCGCTTTCATTTAGAGCGTAGTCTTTCTTATGGCGTTACGACAATTGAAGCAAAAAGCGGTTACGGACTTGATCGTGAGACAGAATTAAAACAATTACGTGTCGTTAAAGCACTTCAAAAAGAGGCTTATTCAACAATCGTGCCAACCTTTTTAGGTCCTCATGCTGTACCGAAGGAGTACAAAGGGAAAGAAGACGTCTTCTTAGATGAAATGATTGATATGCTAGATGAAATACAGCAGGAAGAATTGGCTCATTTTGTCGATATTTTTTGTGAAACGGGCGTCTTCACGATTGAGCAATCGAAACGCTTTTTAGAAGCAGCAAAAGCAAAAGGGTTTTCCATGAAAATTCATGCGGATGAGATTGATTCTCTTGGTGGCACTGAACTAGCGGCTTCAGTAGGTGCAACGAGTGCTGATCATCTAGTTGCGGCAAGTGATCTTGGAATTGAAGGCTTAGCTAATTCAAATACTGTTGCTGTATTATTGCCTGGAACTACATTTTATTTAGGAAAGGATTCGTTTGCTCGCGGACGAGAAATGATTGATCGCGGTGCAGCAGTTGCGCTTGCCACTGACTTTAATCCTGGAAGCTGCGTTACGGAAAACCTTCAACTAATTATGTCCTTAGCTGCGTTAAAATTGAAGCTATCTCCTGAAGAGATTTGGAATGCTGTTACAGTCAATGCAGCCTGTGCCATTGAACAACAGGAACAGGCGGGTGTCCTTGCTATTGGAAGGGCAGCAGACCTTGTTGTATGGGAAGCAACGAATTATAAATACATCCCGTATCACTTTGGAGTAAACCACACTAAGACGGTATATAAAGCAGGTAAAGTTGTATGGGAAAGGAATAAGGGCTATGAATTTTCCTTATCTTAA
- the hutU gene encoding urocanate hydratase has translation MTTNVNRTITVKTGLNLECKGWEQEAVLRMLYNNLDPEVAEKPEDLVVYGGIGKAARNWEAFDSIVATLRRLENNETMLVQSGKPVAVFKTHEAAPRVLLSNSVLVPKWANWEHFHELDQKGLMMYGQMTAGSWIYIGTQGILQGTYETFAAVAKEHFDGSLKGTITLTAGLGGMGGAQPLAVTMNGGVVIAVDVDESRIQKRLDTKYLDKMTSSIDEALEMAMQAKQKGEALSIGLIGNAAEVHHELLKRAVQIDIVTDQTSAHDPLNGYVPEGMSLKEADELRAEDSERYVKLASRSMAKHVDAMLAFQANGSIVFDYGNNIRQVAKDEGIENAFNFPGFVPAYIRPLFCEGKGPFRWAALSGDPEDIYRTDRLIKELFPDNEPLQRWIDMAQEKVAFQGLPSRICWLGYGERVKMGLAINELVKNGELKAPVVIGRDHLDCGSVASPNRETESMKDGSDAVGDWAILNALVNTAAGGSWISVHHGGGVGMGYSLHAGMVVVADGSDLAKERLERVLTTDPGMGIVRHADAGYEKAEDMAEKHDVDIPMLKK, from the coding sequence ATGACAACGAATGTAAATCGAACGATTACAGTGAAAACGGGTCTGAACTTAGAATGTAAAGGGTGGGAACAAGAGGCTGTTCTACGTATGCTTTACAATAATTTAGACCCTGAAGTAGCAGAGAAGCCAGAGGATTTAGTCGTGTACGGGGGAATTGGCAAAGCTGCACGAAATTGGGAAGCATTTGATAGTATCGTGGCAACACTTCGACGCCTAGAAAACAATGAAACGATGCTTGTCCAGTCCGGTAAGCCGGTTGCTGTATTTAAAACACATGAGGCAGCTCCTCGCGTACTTTTATCAAATTCAGTATTAGTTCCAAAATGGGCAAATTGGGAGCATTTCCATGAGCTTGACCAGAAGGGTCTAATGATGTACGGCCAAATGACGGCGGGTAGTTGGATTTACATTGGAACTCAAGGGATTTTACAAGGGACCTATGAAACGTTTGCAGCTGTTGCGAAAGAACATTTCGACGGTAGCTTAAAGGGAACAATCACCTTAACAGCTGGATTAGGTGGAATGGGTGGAGCGCAACCACTTGCGGTGACAATGAACGGTGGTGTCGTCATTGCAGTCGATGTCGATGAATCCCGAATTCAAAAGCGATTAGATACGAAGTATTTAGATAAAATGACAAGTTCAATCGATGAAGCTCTAGAAATGGCGATGCAAGCAAAACAAAAAGGAGAAGCGCTTTCGATTGGACTTATCGGTAATGCAGCTGAAGTTCATCATGAGTTATTGAAGCGTGCCGTTCAAATTGATATCGTAACGGACCAAACCTCTGCTCATGATCCATTAAATGGGTATGTTCCAGAAGGGATGAGTTTAAAAGAAGCAGATGAGCTCCGTGCCGAAGATTCAGAACGGTATGTTAAGCTTGCTAGCCGCTCAATGGCAAAGCATGTTGATGCCATGCTAGCGTTCCAAGCAAATGGATCAATTGTATTTGATTATGGAAACAACATTCGCCAAGTTGCAAAAGATGAAGGTATTGAAAATGCGTTCAACTTCCCAGGCTTTGTACCGGCCTATATTCGTCCCTTGTTTTGCGAAGGGAAAGGACCATTTAGGTGGGCTGCTTTATCTGGAGATCCGGAAGACATCTACAGAACGGATCGTTTAATTAAAGAGCTGTTTCCAGATAATGAGCCATTGCAGCGTTGGATTGATATGGCTCAAGAAAAAGTGGCTTTTCAAGGATTACCTTCTAGAATTTGTTGGTTAGGTTATGGTGAGAGGGTCAAGATGGGCTTGGCCATAAATGAACTAGTTAAAAACGGGGAGCTAAAAGCACCTGTTGTCATTGGTCGCGATCACTTAGACTGTGGATCTGTTGCGTCACCAAACCGCGAAACGGAAAGCATGAAGGATGGTAGCGATGCGGTTGGTGATTGGGCAATTTTAAACGCACTAGTAAATACAGCGGCAGGCGGATCATGGATATCTGTTCACCATGGTGGGGGCGTAGGTATGGGCTATTCCCTACACGCAGGTATGGTCGTTGTGGCAGATGGATCTGATTTAGCGAAGGAACGTTTAGAACGAGTATTGACGACGGATCCTGGAATGGGGATTGTTCGCCATGCGGATGCTGGATATGAAAAAGCAGAAGATATGGCAGAGAAACACGATGTCGATATACCGATGTTAAAAAAATAA
- the hutH gene encoding histidine ammonia-lyase, whose product MIELTGNSLTIEQVRQVIYENRKITLSENSLKKVIASRKAVEDIVENRQTVYGINTGFGKFADVTIDEKDVDTLQLHLIRSHACGVGEPFSVEVARTMMLLRLNALIKGYSGIRLEVIDRLMTLINSHVTPVIPQQGSLGASGDLAPLSHLALVLLGEGSVFYKGEKRSAASVLKELQIEPIVLKAKEGLALINGTQAMTAVGIINYIQAESLAYQSEWIASMTMEGLHGIIDAFHPAVHEVRGYQEQMDVAKRIRHLLTDSQLITSQGEMRVQDAYSIRCIPQVHGATWQALAYVKEKLEIEANAATDNPLIFDEGKTVISGGNFHGQPIAFAMDFLKIAVAELANISERRIERLVNPQLNDLPAFLSPEPGLQSGAMIMQYAAASLVSENKTLAHPASVDSIPSSANQEDHVSMGTIGARHASMIINNTRRVLAIEGICAMEATQYRGSDKMASKTKAFWIEGRKVVPSFTEDRVFSDDIERYTEWLQSGDFPWDTAENFNNFEGGNEHDNECKSNDYSENGSELRM is encoded by the coding sequence ATGATTGAACTAACAGGAAATTCGTTGACAATCGAACAAGTACGACAAGTAATCTATGAAAATAGGAAAATTACCTTATCAGAGAATAGTTTAAAAAAAGTTATAGCAAGTCGAAAAGCTGTTGAAGATATCGTAGAAAATCGTCAGACCGTATATGGAATTAACACAGGTTTTGGAAAGTTTGCGGATGTGACAATCGATGAAAAGGATGTAGATACACTCCAACTCCATTTAATTCGATCACATGCTTGCGGAGTGGGGGAACCCTTTTCCGTAGAAGTCGCAAGAACGATGATGCTTTTACGTTTGAATGCATTAATTAAAGGGTATTCAGGTATCCGCCTAGAGGTAATTGACCGTCTTATGACTCTTATTAATTCTCATGTGACACCTGTTATTCCACAGCAAGGGTCACTTGGTGCTTCAGGCGACCTTGCGCCGTTATCTCACTTAGCCCTTGTGTTGTTAGGAGAAGGTAGTGTTTTTTACAAAGGAGAAAAAAGGTCAGCTGCTTCCGTATTAAAAGAGCTTCAAATCGAGCCGATTGTGTTAAAAGCAAAGGAAGGATTAGCTCTCATAAATGGAACACAGGCAATGACAGCTGTTGGAATCATCAATTATATTCAAGCAGAATCATTAGCGTATCAAAGTGAATGGATCGCTTCGATGACGATGGAGGGACTTCACGGGATTATCGATGCGTTTCATCCAGCCGTTCATGAAGTAAGAGGCTATCAAGAGCAAATGGATGTCGCAAAAAGAATTCGTCATTTGTTAACGGACAGTCAGCTGATTACTTCACAAGGAGAAATGCGTGTCCAGGATGCTTACTCGATTCGTTGTATTCCCCAGGTGCATGGAGCCACGTGGCAAGCGCTCGCCTATGTAAAGGAGAAATTAGAGATTGAGGCGAATGCTGCAACGGATAATCCGCTGATTTTTGATGAGGGAAAAACGGTCATTTCAGGCGGGAATTTTCACGGGCAACCAATTGCCTTTGCGATGGATTTCTTGAAAATTGCTGTCGCAGAGCTTGCGAACATTTCTGAAAGACGAATTGAACGACTCGTGAATCCACAATTAAACGACTTACCAGCCTTTTTAAGTCCAGAACCTGGCCTTCAATCTGGAGCTATGATCATGCAGTATGCGGCAGCGTCACTTGTATCTGAAAATAAAACATTAGCCCATCCTGCTAGCGTAGATTCCATCCCATCATCAGCCAATCAAGAGGACCATGTCAGTATGGGAACAATTGGGGCTCGTCACGCTAGTATGATTATTAACAATACGAGAAGAGTTTTAGCGATTGAAGGAATTTGTGCAATGGAGGCAACACAATATCGTGGTAGTGACAAAATGGCTTCTAAAACAAAGGCCTTTTGGATTGAGGGACGAAAAGTTGTCCCAAGCTTCACTGAAGATCGTGTTTTCTCAGATGATATAGAAAGATACACAGAGTGGTTGCAATCAGGTGATTTCCCATGGGACACTGCAGAAAATTTCAATAATTTTGAAGGAGGAAATGAACATGACAACGAATGTAAATCGAACGATTACAGTGAAAACGGGTCTGAACTTAGAATGTAA
- the hutP gene encoding hut operon transcriptional regulator HutP, which yields MKQQDIGKQAVLFVTLSEEELALFPEKIKHTRYCTGRVGSMNMQKVISAVETAAKRNGIIHEDLYRETHALYHAILEAIEGVTRGQLAIGDMMRTVGLRFSVVRGRPYEKEAEGEWIAVCFYGTIGAPVKGLEHETIGLGINHI from the coding sequence ATGAAACAGCAGGATATTGGTAAGCAAGCGGTGTTATTCGTGACATTGAGTGAAGAAGAGCTTGCTTTATTTCCAGAAAAGATAAAACATACTCGTTACTGTACGGGCAGAGTAGGTTCAATGAATATGCAAAAGGTCATTTCTGCCGTCGAGACAGCAGCAAAACGAAATGGCATTATTCATGAAGACTTATATCGCGAAACTCATGCGCTATACCATGCCATATTAGAAGCAATTGAAGGCGTTACAAGAGGGCAGTTAGCGATCGGTGATATGATGCGAACGGTTGGCTTGCGCTTTTCGGTCGTTAGAGGTAGGCCGTATGAGAAAGAGGCCGAAGGCGAATGGATAGCCGTCTGTTTTTATGGAACGATTGGCGCTCCTGTTAAGGGGTTAGAGCATGAAACGATTGGTTTAGGAATTAACCACATATAA
- a CDS encoding Type 1 glutamine amidotransferase-like domain-containing protein: MFIGVGLLCIIIGISTGSINKAKKVVLAKDINDNIPPLSIYDGIGLVDINIEPHIDSARKKHIEEDIYEATRFITIYGVYDNSFIKIVNDKMDIFGTYIKYENIEDRQRLIPK; this comes from the coding sequence TTGTTCATCGGGGTAGGTTTATTATGTATTATTATTGGTATAAGTACAGGCTCTATAAATAAGGCTAAGAAAGTTGTGTTGGCAAAAGATATTAATGATAACATTCCACCGTTATCTATTTATGATGGTATTGGACTTGTTGATATTAATATTGAACCACATATAGATTCTGCAAGGAAGAAGCATATAGAAGAAGATATTTACGAAGCAACACGGTTTATTACAATTTATGGAGTTTATGATAACTCATTTATTAAGATAGTCAATGATAAGATGGATATATTCGGTACTTACATAAAATACGAAAATATAGAAGATAGGCAACGATTAATTCCAAAATAG
- a CDS encoding AAA domain-containing protein — MKEIVTWVKEWQKALAIEIQHLKKYGSTKYRIQNGRMVSNEGRYAYYFDTSFELFIPIGSLVRMEWGSMTASGTVLSSEGKGLILSFEVSLGDLISEAWVLHDPWELLDQLSERLAELKKSKQKLTRIHRLLHPTMEDRHPREKVKSPVHELILRSKYNPVTFVWGPPGTGKTYTLARVAANKYFKGQKVLILSHSNQAVDVMMKETATFIEHKEKWKEGDVIRYGSQVSSIISDHPSLSTDKLIQIQFPTLFENKQSLVLKRKALKKDLSSSFSTRDSEDLLKIEGKYANVLDKLRQREAKLVKDANVIGVTLAKAAMDPNIYEKQYDLVIVDEASMAYVPQAAFAASLGRRTIVCGDFKQLPPIAVSRHELVAHWLKEDVFHRSGVADSVENGNLHPHLFLLKEQRRMHPEISAFTNRVIYHSLVGDHKDVRESREPITELSPFSNRASVLVDTSHAGNYCMKEKNSHSRINIWSAFLSIQLIQEAFRGGASSIGYVTPYRAQAQLVTLLLQDLLEKELTEADIIAATVHKFQGSERDVMVFDSVDSYPESRPGMLLVGKNSERLINVAITRTKGKFIHVADVAFIQQQVYSRSVFKQLYTHQRKTNQLVTTNEIGTWIKHQQSKLQWMHAKKISGLAKDLLHAKQSILLSLPEDVTLSEKWIELIQEKSTSMDVTIVSRTERKWSSAIRWMCEEMPFPFIVIDESVLWTGAFFEGMPNVRPPFIAVRLQSETFIHHLYSAVLSSNQNEA, encoded by the coding sequence ATGAAGGAGATAGTAACATGGGTAAAGGAATGGCAAAAGGCACTTGCTATTGAAATCCAACATTTAAAAAAATACGGAAGTACAAAATATAGAATTCAAAACGGCCGAATGGTATCGAATGAAGGAAGGTATGCTTATTATTTTGATACGTCATTTGAACTGTTTATTCCAATTGGTTCACTTGTCCGAATGGAGTGGGGAAGTATGACTGCTTCCGGAACGGTATTATCCTCTGAAGGCAAAGGACTTATTTTATCATTTGAAGTGTCACTTGGTGATCTCATATCAGAAGCGTGGGTGTTGCATGATCCTTGGGAATTATTGGATCAATTATCAGAGCGATTAGCAGAACTGAAGAAGAGTAAACAAAAGTTAACTAGAATCCATCGACTTTTACACCCTACAATGGAGGACCGCCACCCTCGTGAGAAGGTGAAAAGTCCAGTTCATGAGCTAATCTTACGCTCTAAATATAACCCCGTTACATTTGTGTGGGGGCCTCCAGGAACAGGAAAAACATATACACTTGCTCGAGTCGCAGCCAATAAATATTTTAAAGGACAAAAGGTGTTAATTCTCTCTCATAGTAATCAGGCAGTCGACGTGATGATGAAAGAAACGGCAACATTTATAGAGCATAAAGAAAAGTGGAAGGAGGGCGATGTCATTCGGTACGGTAGTCAAGTGAGTTCAATCATTTCTGATCACCCTTCCTTATCGACTGATAAATTAATTCAAATCCAATTCCCCACGCTTTTTGAAAATAAACAAAGTTTAGTATTGAAAAGGAAAGCTTTAAAAAAGGACTTGTCATCTTCGTTTAGTACTCGTGATTCTGAGGATCTATTAAAAATTGAAGGGAAATATGCAAATGTTTTAGATAAATTAAGGCAGAGAGAAGCTAAATTGGTGAAGGACGCAAATGTCATTGGCGTAACGCTCGCTAAAGCGGCAATGGATCCCAATATATATGAAAAGCAATATGACCTAGTTATTGTAGATGAAGCTAGTATGGCATATGTTCCACAAGCAGCGTTTGCCGCTTCGCTAGGAAGACGAACCATTGTGTGTGGCGATTTTAAACAATTACCACCAATAGCCGTTTCGCGCCATGAACTGGTTGCCCATTGGCTAAAAGAGGATGTTTTTCATCGTTCCGGTGTTGCAGACTCGGTTGAAAATGGAAACCTCCATCCTCACTTATTTTTATTGAAAGAACAAAGGCGAATGCATCCTGAAATATCTGCCTTTACGAATAGAGTGATCTATCATTCATTAGTTGGAGATCATAAGGACGTTCGTGAAAGCAGGGAGCCAATCACAGAGCTGAGCCCGTTTTCAAACAGGGCTTCTGTTTTAGTAGATACAAGTCATGCTGGTAATTATTGCATGAAAGAGAAGAATAGTCATTCACGGATCAATATTTGGTCTGCCTTCCTATCTATCCAGCTTATTCAAGAGGCTTTTAGAGGAGGCGCGAGTTCAATTGGATATGTTACACCTTACCGTGCACAAGCTCAGCTTGTCACACTATTACTGCAGGACCTTTTAGAAAAGGAATTAACAGAAGCAGATATTATTGCCGCAACGGTCCATAAATTTCAAGGTAGTGAACGGGATGTGATGGTGTTTGATTCGGTTGACAGTTATCCTGAATCACGACCTGGTATGCTGTTAGTAGGAAAAAATAGCGAAAGATTGATTAATGTTGCGATAACAAGGACAAAGGGAAAGTTTATTCATGTTGCCGATGTCGCCTTTATACAACAACAGGTCTATTCTCGATCGGTTTTCAAACAATTGTATACTCATCAAAGGAAAACGAATCAGTTGGTAACCACAAATGAAATTGGCACATGGATAAAGCACCAACAGTCCAAATTACAATGGATGCATGCAAAAAAAATAAGTGGCTTAGCAAAAGACCTTCTTCATGCAAAACAATCAATCCTTTTATCTTTGCCTGAGGACGTAACGTTGTCGGAAAAATGGATTGAACTCATACAAGAGAAGTCTACCTCAATGGATGTGACAATCGTTTCCCGTACGGAAAGAAAGTGGTCATCAGCCATTCGCTGGATGTGTGAAGAAATGCCATTCCCATTTATTGTCATTGATGAATCGGTGTTATGGACAGGAGCCTTTTTTGAAGGGATGCCAAATGTTCGGCCCCCTTTCATTGCGGTTAGACTTCAATCAGAGACCTTTATTCATCATTTATACTCTGCTGTATTATCCTCGAATCAAAACGAAGCATAA
- a CDS encoding methylated-DNA--[protein]-cysteine S-methyltransferase, translated as MIKEYIVDYYSPIGVIEIIGTDKAISSILFTEREFPVNRVNEKTPEVLKECCKQLDEYFNGERLVFSFPYLIDGTEFQRNVWNELIAVPYAKTKSYKDMAILIGNVKAVRAVGKANGKNKLSIVIPCHRIIGSNGELIGYAGGLWRKEWLLDHEQSVVSYSTEL; from the coding sequence ATGATTAAGGAATATATAGTAGATTACTATTCTCCAATTGGAGTAATCGAAATAATCGGAACAGATAAAGCCATTTCTTCCATACTGTTTACTGAAAGAGAGTTTCCTGTAAATAGGGTGAACGAGAAGACACCTGAAGTCTTGAAGGAATGCTGTAAACAGCTTGATGAATACTTTAATGGAGAACGACTAGTTTTTTCTTTCCCATACCTTATTGACGGGACTGAGTTTCAGAGAAATGTTTGGAATGAGTTAATCGCTGTTCCCTATGCAAAAACAAAGTCTTATAAAGATATGGCCATTTTGATTGGGAATGTAAAAGCGGTCAGAGCAGTGGGGAAGGCAAATGGTAAAAACAAATTAAGTATCGTCATACCTTGTCATCGAATTATCGGATCAAATGGGGAATTAATAGGCTATGCAGGTGGGCTATGGAGAAAGGAGTGGCTTTTAGACCATGAACAAAGTGTGGTGAGCTATTCAACCGAATTATAA
- a CDS encoding DNA-3-methyladenine glycosylase 2 encodes MEWTDNKKTIIIHPPKEFSFEECLVFLGRSNQEMTHQIKDGYLYKLMKLNGKRILLKISGQSREITIDFPLGPLLKNERMLIAKYVWDWFDLERDLCSFYDIAYQDEILRPIVQKYDGLRMIGISNLFEALTWAIIGQQINLPFAYALKKRFIEQFGEPLEFEGQTFWLYPTPEKIAALSVEDLRNLQFSVRKAEYVIEVASKVANGTLTKVDLLQNENDDEIKKTLMNIRGIGEWTAHYVMMKCLHSSSAFPITDVGLHNALKQALGLHRKPSLPEIKGMSKKWDGWEAYATIYLWRSLYD; translated from the coding sequence ATGGAATGGACGGATAATAAAAAAACGATAATAATTCATCCACCAAAAGAGTTTAGCTTTGAAGAGTGTTTAGTGTTTTTGGGAAGATCGAATCAAGAGATGACCCATCAAATTAAGGATGGCTATTTATATAAGTTAATGAAATTGAACGGGAAACGTATTTTATTAAAAATAAGTGGTCAATCAAGAGAAATAACCATTGACTTCCCATTAGGCCCTCTATTGAAAAATGAACGAATGTTGATTGCAAAGTATGTTTGGGACTGGTTTGATTTAGAAAGAGACTTATGTTCATTTTATGATATTGCATATCAAGACGAGATATTAAGACCCATTGTCCAAAAATATGATGGGTTAAGAATGATAGGGATTTCAAATTTATTTGAGGCACTGACATGGGCGATAATTGGTCAACAAATTAACCTACCATTTGCTTATGCGTTGAAGAAACGGTTTATTGAACAATTTGGAGAACCCCTCGAATTTGAAGGGCAAACCTTTTGGTTATACCCAACCCCTGAAAAGATAGCAGCCTTAAGCGTGGAGGATTTAAGGAATCTCCAATTTTCTGTTCGGAAAGCGGAATATGTCATTGAGGTTGCCAGTAAAGTAGCAAATGGAACATTAACTAAAGTCGACTTACTACAGAACGAAAACGATGATGAAATAAAAAAAACATTAATGAATATTAGAGGAATTGGTGAATGGACAGCCCATTATGTGATGATGAAATGTTTGCACTCATCCTCTGCATTTCCTATAACCGATGTTGGACTTCACAACGCACTAAAACAAGCATTAGGACTTCATCGTAAGCCTAGTCTACCTGAAATAAAAGGGATGAGTAAAAAATGGGATGGATGGGAAGCGTATGCTACCATTTATTTATGGAGGTCATTGTATGATTAA
- a CDS encoding bifunctional transcriptional activator/DNA repair enzyme AdaA has protein sequence MSKANLSFNEMWEKIIACDRKYDGLFYTAVKTTKIYCRPSCRSRKPKKCNVEFYHDLKEVEKAGYRACKRCQPDVEYSPHHLLVTNVITFLVNNYKEKLELKDISNHVGVSSFYLDRLFKQETSETPRTYLEKIRVDKAAYLLANTDYTNLEICYEVGFQSPSNFYKAFRQLKDCSPKEYRTHKR, from the coding sequence ATGTCTAAGGCAAATCTATCTTTTAATGAAATGTGGGAGAAAATTATCGCTTGTGATCGTAAATATGATGGGTTATTTTATACAGCAGTGAAAACAACGAAAATCTATTGTCGACCTTCTTGTCGATCAAGAAAGCCAAAAAAATGTAATGTGGAGTTTTACCATGATCTGAAGGAAGTAGAGAAAGCAGGTTATCGTGCATGTAAAAGGTGTCAACCAGACGTGGAATATTCTCCTCACCACCTTCTTGTCACAAATGTCATCACCTTCCTAGTAAATAATTATAAAGAAAAACTAGAATTAAAGGATATATCCAATCATGTTGGCGTCAGTTCTTTTTATCTTGATCGCCTGTTTAAACAAGAAACATCAGAAACACCAAGAACGTATTTGGAAAAAATCCGAGTGGATAAAGCAGCCTATTTACTGGCAAATACAGATTATACAAACCTTGAAATTTGTTATGAAGTAGGATTTCAAAGCCCATCAAATTTTTACAAGGCCTTTCGTCAGTTAAAAGATTGTTCACCAAAAGAATATCGAACGCATAAACGATAA